The stretch of DNA gtgcgatctcagctcactacaactgttgcctcccgggttcaagggattctcctgtctcagcctcctgagtagctgggattacaggcgtgaaccaccacgcccggcctttggTCTTCTTTAATATGTCTCTATGGTATTGGATATCTTTGAAGACTTATTTTTAGGGTCTTCatggattttacattttttgattttttaaaattttgtggcaGTTACATAGAAATGCAGTTGattttttattgatttgcttCCAACAATCTTGCtaaattatatgattatttctataattatttattgattatttggGACTTTCTGCATTCACAATCATatcaactaaaatattttattatttttttttttttttgagacaagagtcttgctctgttgcccaggctggagtgcagtggcgtgatcttggctcactgcaacctccgcctcccaggttcatgtgattctcctgcctcagcctccagagtagctgggattacaggcacatgccaccatgcccagctaatttttgtatttttagtagagacggggtttcaccatgttggtcaggctggtctcaaactcctgacctcaggtgatctgcccaccttggcctaccaaagtgctgggattacaggtgtgagccaccacgcccggccagctctTTTTCTTCTATAATTATGTGCTTCTGGCTGCATGTTTCTCTCCGAGCACTGTAGTAGGCACACGCAATACATGTGTATACATCTTGTATTTTCCTTAGCATttaattccaaatattttctaatttccattataTCTCTTGTTTGAACTCTGGGTTCTTTAGGGGTGTTCCTTTAAAATCAAAACACACAGTCCTAGATGAGATAACTCAGAAACAGccagtcaaataccacatgttctgtCTTATAAACgggagctaaacagtgggtaCAGACAGGCATAGAgtgaaataatagacattggagactccgAAAGGTGGAAGCATGAGAGGGGATGAGGCGAAGGAGGAAAAATGACCTGTTGGGCACAGTgcacactacttgggtgatgggtacagtAAAAAGCCCAGAGTTCACCACCACACAACATATCcctgtaagaaacctgcacttgcgggcggggcgcggtggctcacgcctgtaatcccagcactttgggaggcccaggcgggcggatcacgaggtcaggagatcgagaccatcctggctaacacggtgaaaccccgtctctaccaaatatacaaaaaattagccgggcgaggtggcgggcgcctgtagtcccagctactcgcgaggctgaggcaggagaatggcgtgaacccgggaggcggagcccgctcgtgccactgcactccagcctgggcgacagagccagagcgagactccgcctcaaaaacaaaaaacaaaaaaaaaactgcacttgCACTCCCTAAGACCATTTTGAAAACACATGAGGATTTTCTGTTTATCATGATTTCTAGCTTAATTACATGGTGGTCAGACAACATACTCTATATATTCCAACTtggaaatttgttgagacttgcttGGTACCCCAGTAACAGGTTCACTTTTGTAAATGCTATGTGTGGTTTTTAAATTGAGGTAAAGTTTTTATTGAGGTATGCACAGTGTGGCGTTACAGTTCAATGAGTTTTGGCAAATGCATACGCTCATGTAATCCTCACTTCTGTAAAGTTATGGAAAATTCCCATCACCCGAGAACGTTCTTTTATGCTTCTTcccaatctgttttttttttttacttttatttttgagatggagtctcactcttttgcccagactgctgtgcagtggtgtgatctcggctcactgcagcctctgcctcctgggttcaagcaagtctcctacctcagcctccagagtagctggaattactggcccccaccaacacacccatctaatttttttttttttttttgagatagagtcttgctctgtcgccctggctcgagtgcagtggcgcgatcttggctcactgcaacctccacctcctgggttcaagggattttcctgcctcagcctcctgagtagctgggattacaggcacctgcaacgatgcctggctaatttttgtacttttagtagagacagggtttcatcatgttggccaggctggtcttcaactcctgacctcaagtgatctgcccaccttgtcctcccaaagtgctgggattacgggtgagccaccgcacctgaccccaATCTGTTTCTATACCTATTCCCCTCTCCCATCCCAGCAACCAGGCCACATTGAAtaattttgcctgttctagaatttcatataaatataatcatataGTGTATcatattttgtgtctggcttctttcactcagaatAATGATTTTGAGATGCATGTATGTTGTTGCTTATATCAatagtttatttctttctggtgcAGAGTAGcaatccattgtatggatatatcacagttTGCTTATCCACTCACTTACTGATAGACATTTGctttatttccaatttcattattATGCAtgaagctactataaacattcttAGGGAAGTCTTTTCTATGGCTATTACCTAAATACCTATGAGTAGAATTGCTAGCCATCATGTGGATGTATGCCTGTCTTTCTAAGAAtctgccaagctgttttccaaaacGGTTGTACCATTTTATCCCCTACCCCCAGCAATGTAGGAGAGTTACAGCTGCTGTAGATATAACCAAGACTTGATGCTGttattcttttcaattttagccattctggtagcTGTATGTCTTTTGAAATGATTCTATATTTTTCAGGTACTGGGTGCAACATTCCATATATGACCATGAAATAGAGTATGTTAATCGTATTGTTCAAATTATCTACATATTTATTCAGTCTCCCATCTCCTTGCCCCTCAGTTGCCCCATTCTGCCCCTCAGACTTCCCTCTTTCTACTCCTTGGTCTCTATAGCTGTCACTCACAGTAGCCCTCTCCACAATTCTCCCCACTAGACTCTAGCTGCAGCAGCCAACTTCTGAGacacatgcaaattaaaaattcttGAAATGCAGTTAAGAAGACAAAAATGAATATAGATCAACTAAAGCTGAATAGTTAAACTAAGCAAGAAAATCTCTATGGTTACCATTTGCTGACCTGACTTTTCAGAAACTGGACAACATCCATGGCACTGGTTTCTCTTAACTATCCAGGGAATGGCCCCTCCCTCTGAAACCCTGTAGCCCTCCTGGTCAAAGCTCGCATTTcccagatagggaaactgagacccacGGAGGGAAAGCCATTTGCTGGAATCTCTTgaatggaaggggaagcaaggaggACACTACAAACAGAACCTGCGCTTCTCTTAGACTTTATTTCTGGATCTAGGGGAAAGGgacaaaaaatgcaaaaccaaCTGGTAAGGTTGGGTCAGCGTGCCACAAGGGGGCACTGTGTACAGGGAGAGTCTAGGTGGCATTGGACcgctgggtctgagggaggaggggctgggaccTGGACCTCTGGGTCTGGGGAAGGAGGGGTTGGGGGCCTGGAcctctgggtctgagggaggaggggctggggggtctgaactcctgggtctgagggaggaggggctgggggcctgtaCCCttggtctgagggaggaggggctgggggcctggactcctgggcctgagggaggaggggctgggaacAGATATTCCTGAATTCCTTCCGCAGGATGTATTTGGGGGTCAATTTCATGGGTTCCCAGTCCCCATAGTTAACTGGCCTGGATGGTTTTCTCTATCCACTCAGTGAATTTGCAGAGGTTGGTGTAGACGCCTGGCACGCCAACTTGGCCACACGGGGCTTTTCCGAAAGACACAAGGCCCTGCAAGTACCCATTGCAGATCAGGGGCCCCCCAGAGTCACCCTGTTGTGAAGAGAGGGAGAGTCAGAATTCGAAACACAGAGAGGTGGAAATAGATGTGGGATCAGAAAGGAACTAAATGAGACTGAGAAACAAAGACAGAACCATCATCAATAACAACATAGCCCAGCAACATATCTGTTGGAAGTCCCATTCCAGATCCCTGACTTCATCTAATCCTGCTTCCCGAtgtcctatgtcctgaatgctgGCTGCTTCTCTTGGGCTTGTGGTCTGTCtgtttctgtttgtctgtctctccttctttgtctcctttgtgGCTTGTTTATCTGTCTCAGTGTCTCTGcatctctttgtaaagtcttttttttttttttttttgagacagagtcttactctgttgcccccagctggagtatagtggtgtgatctcaactcacttcaacctctgcctcccgtattcaagcgattctcctgcctcagcctcccaagtagctgggattacaggcgcctgccaccatatccagctaacttttgtatttttagtagagacaggatttcaccattttggccaggctggtcttgaactccttacctcaagtgatctgcctgccttgcctcccaaagtgctgggattacaggcatgagccaccatgcccagcctctttgtaGAGTCTTGatttttcctatttctcttcGTGTTTCACCTCTATGAATCTGTGTCACTGTTGCCCTCTGGGtacacagttgacccttgaacaacccTGGTTTGAACTGCACAAGTCCACTTATACTTGGATTTTTTCAGTAAATACATTAGAAAAATTTTAGGAGAgttgcaaaaatttaaaaaaattcacagatGAACTGTGTAGCTTAGAAATATCGAAAAATTCCAACAAAGGTATAtcatgaatgcataaaacatATGCATAAATCGActatttatgttattggtaaggctccccgtcaacagtaggctatttcTAGTCatgtttttggggagtcaaaagttataagAGGATTTTCTGTTGGGTGGAGGTCACCGCCCTCAGGCCCCATGCTGTTGGAAGGTCAACTGcatttctatgtgtgtgtgtttctgcctccccatgtctgtttctgtttctctcttcctttgcttctctttattcctgtgtttatttctctgtctctctcagtttctctctctagTTGTCCCTGTCTCCCTCTGTGTCTCTCCATCTCTGCATCTCGCCATGCGgccctgtgtgtctctctctcccccttctccaCCCTTCCCTGAGTCGCCtgccctcccctttcccttctctcACGTTGCAGGAGTCCTTCTGGTCTTGCCCTCCGCCGGCGCAGAACATGCTGGGGTGGTACAGCGGGTCATAGAGCTTACTGCAGACCTCCTCAGACACCACCGACACGTTCACGCACTGCAGCACGGTAGGCATTCTGCCTGGGACGCAGAGCTCTGGGTCAGCCCCAGCGACTGGGCAGAGGACCTCCTTGAAGAGGGCAGACACACACCCGTGAGCTCACCGTTCGCCAGCAGACCCCAGCCAGAAACGAGGCAAGAGTTCCCCGCGGTAGGGCACTGCAAAGCAATGCTGATGCTCCGGATGGTGTCAGACTCAGACACGGATTCGTCCAACTTGATGAGCATGAGGTCGTTGGCGAGCAAGGGTCTGTTGTACTCTGGGTGCTGTACGGAGAGGCTGGCCTCCACCATCTGGCTCCCTGGCTCTTGGTCGGCCTCAAGACTGTGCAGGCCCAGCCCGATGGTGTAGGAGCTGTGGGCCACGGAGGGCAGGTCAGTTTTGTGGCAACTACATCCTTACCTCCATTCTCATCTTCAACCCCATTCCCATCCCCATCTCCTAACCCCAACCTCACCCTCTTCGCCAAACACCCTAAGAGCTACTTAACCATGGTCTCAAATCCTCATTCACAAAAATTCAGGGACAAGAACTTGCCTTAGTTCACTAGAGACTCAGCACTGGGCTGAGATTTCAAGTCAGGGCTCTCTGAGTCCTTCCGAAGCAAGGTTCCCGCCTCCCAGCCCTTCCCTCTGGGCTCCCCGGATCCAGGCTCATTCCGTCCTCCTCCCAGAGCCTTCACCGCTGTTTCCCCCTGAGCACCCCAAGATGAGCTTGATATTAGGCCCCTGCCTTCAGCCAAGGTAAcctccaggccccgcccccggaCCCAGGCCCTGCCCACTCCCCCTACCTCTGCACTCACTTCTGGAAACAGTGTGCGGCTGACAGCACCCACTGCGGATGCACCAGGACGCCCGAGCAGAACAATTCGTTTTCCATGACCAGTGCCGCCTGCCAGGGCTGCGAGTGCGGGCTGCAGTCCTCGCCGTTTATGATTTGGCTGCAGCTACCAGAGACGAGCGATCCTGAGGGCGGAGTCAGGGATGGGATCGTGACCGGGAGGCGGGCCCAGGGTTCCTGGGGGTGGGCTTACTAGCAGGGGCGTGGTCAGAGGTTCACAAGCAGTCAGGGCTCCTCGGGGCGGAGTCAGGGCTGGGAACGGGCTCAGGAGGCGGGCCCAGGGCTCTTGGGGGAGGGGTTACCGAGCAGGGGCGTGGTCAGGGCTTCAGGAGCAGTCAGGACTCTTGGGGGGCCgagtcagggctgggggcggGCCCAGGGGGCGGACCCAGGGCTCCTGGGGGTGGGGTTATGGTGCAGGGGGCATGATCGGAGCTTCAGGTGCTGGTCCAGGATATAGGCCTAGGGCTCCCGGGGGCGGTGATCAAGGTGCAGGAGCCTGGTCAGGGATTCAGGGTAGTCAGGGCTCCTGGGAGGAGAGTCAGGGCATGAGGGTGGGCTGAGAAGGCGGGATCAGTGCTCCTAGAGTTGGGGTTACAGCGCAGGGGCGCCATCAAGGCTTCAAGAGCTGGGTTACGGCTAGGGGCAGTCTCAGAAGGTGGGACCAGGGCTCCTGGGGCGGAGTCAGGGCTCTGGGGTGGGCTCTGGAGGTGAGACTGGTGCCATCGCGGTGCAAAGCCACGGTCAGGAGGGGTTCAGCAGAGGAGTCTAGGCTCATAGCGGTAGGATCGGGTCCTTTGGGGTGAATTAAAGCTCAGGGGGTGGAGTTGTTGCTGGGAGCAAGGATCGGGTCACTTGTCTGCGCAGACTGATGCTCAAAGAGTCGGTCCTGCGCCGAGTCACTCCTATCCTCTCCCAGCCTTGCCCACAGTCACACCCAGCCACAAGCCCATGCACACCAAAACGCCATTTTATAGTCCTGTGAGGTGAGTTCCTTGGGGATGGTAGAGGGGGATCTCAGGACTGAAGACCCAGGAAGCAGGCACAGATTCCCAGCAATGGATCACTCCCCAGGAAGCACAATCTCCTGCACCCTCGGCTTCCCCTGTCCCCATATCATCATTACACTGTTGTCACTCCACCAGATATTCAGAGGCACAAACTGTCAGAGTCTCACAGGTACAACCACACACCCAGGCACACTGCCACACACAAATTCACCACGATACAAGGAGTTGCAGGGGCACAGCCATGGGGGACGGATAACACGGTACTGTCTCACAGGCAGCTTTGCAGTCACAAGCAAGAGGACACTGAGTCACACCTAAACATTAACAAACACTGTGCCCCCAAGCacggacagacacacacacgcatactcAGATACCTGCGACACCAAGGATGAGGTACCCCAGGAACCAGCCCCAGGGATTTCCTGCTGTGGCCATCACGTCAGCACCTGAGGATGAGGACTGAGACTTAGCCGTGTCTGGGGATCTTCAGCCCAAGtctctccatccctctctttgtccctccctttcttccctctggGACGTTATTAGGTAGGCAAGAGCCTAGACCATCTACCCCCTCTCCCATCCATGGACCCAGAACCTAGAGAGACAGATttagagactgagagagaaaaagagagagagagagatgggaaaagagagagagaactaggtagaaaggaaagtttagagaaagcATCTAGCCATCTGTGAATGGGGAGAGATGGTGTCTAGCCACCCACGAACAAGCATGGAGGGAAGACACACAGAGAATCAGAGCCGGAGAGACAGAGTGTTTGAGAGATATCCTCAGAGACAGTCTGAGAGTTAGACATGGAGATATAgattcagagagacagagagagagagactcctaaCTAGAGACAGTGACTCCTAACTAGAGACAGTGAGATATCTGTCTAGAGAGATGTGGAGATAGAAGGCACAGAGGCTGAGAATCCAGCGACATGGAGCTGTAGGGAGAGTTGGATCATGAACACTGCAGGCTTTTAGTGGGGGACCACCAGGCCTCTTACCCGGCCACCTCTGGGCTCCTGGATTCCACTGCTGGGCTGAGCTCCAGCCTGCTGCCTCCCGCAGGGGCCTCCTTGGGGCTTATAAGCATCCTCAGCCTGGGCTGGCCTGCCCCCAGGGGATGTGTTCCAGGGGTCAGGTGCTGCCAACTTCCAGCTCAACTCTCTCAGGCTGCCTCAACTCTGACCAGGCAGTGGTTGGGGGCCCAGAAGGGGCTggcagcagggtccagggacccaGGGAGGAGACCCCTGCCCAGATCCTAGACTccactctcctttttctttctctctctctctctcattcta from Gorilla gorilla gorilla isolate KB3781 chromosome 20, NHGRI_mGorGor1-v2.1_pri, whole genome shotgun sequence encodes:
- the KLK4 gene encoding kallikrein-4 is translated as MATAGNPWGWFLGYLILGVAGSLVSGSCSQIINGEDCSPHSQPWQAALVMENELFCSGVLVHPQWVLSAAHCFQNSYTIGLGLHSLEADQEPGSQMVEASLSVQHPEYNRPLLANDLMLIKLDESVSESDTIRSISIALQCPTAGNSCLVSGWGLLANGRMPTVLQCVNVSVVSEEVCSKLYDPLYHPSMFCAGGGQDQKDSCNGDSGGPLICNGYLQGLVSFGKAPCGQVGVPGVYTNLCKFTEWIEKTIQAS